A single region of the Anoplolepis gracilipes chromosome 1, ASM4749672v1, whole genome shotgun sequence genome encodes:
- the LOC140673513 gene encoding uncharacterized protein: MEQVIALSTQNPLSILVKFGMMAWNNSCGIENCSGHGECHNGTCLCEIQFDGPECHIPNLSYYVAFATIFFLLAFVCLIQLVMCIVAEWQRMKAPSFLRACRVTTQKVLYFVVFLASIIRGAYFTSPTAFKEGWSRSLLSAYYPLLLSGSSLIVCFWAEVFHLRDIRWDKPQFLSKSFLAFVVFNIMTYSLLLAEFITAQTYSQADQSFYTHVFNGCYAVLLFIVVVLFLIYGVEVFFKVRGGFLNEYRVASIATNKRTTDETKLYAEDQVTAKLFDPVPSTSAADPLHMQQVNTSQLHQSRFGLLSQAFMLFIIVGFLFSETLSEFWKTKVPLYSRNWHDVVFRVIEVGVALWFPCVLWNCMSPEQLWILNPKRILKRLDLDQGKHIKEIELQEKSTSQDTAFLSTDATSINSKDCWICYDSDRQDAGPLIQPCHCRGDVSAVHHDCLRRWLVESSVNADSLICKVCNTKYNVEHASRLDWQNSLTPRHCLQTIAIVTTMCASSAAAWVVIQLVEGPIIRMLAAGTALLIMYVCIRFLSLNTVVAYQRAKISSLNIVNSDSESSGAAHVTTISHTISVDLTKSDMATI; this comes from the exons ATGGAACAAGTGATTGCACTAAGTACGCAAAATCCATTGTCTATATTGGTTAAATTTGGTATGATGGCTTGGAATAATAGTTGTGGAATTGAAAATTGTTCTGGTCATGGAGAATGTCACAATGGAACTTGCTTATGTGAG ATTCAATTTGATGGCCCAGAATGCCATATTCCAAATCTAAGTTATTATGTTGCTTTTgcaacaatcttttttttattagcttttGTTTGCTTGATACAACTTGTCATGTGCATTGTTGCTGAATGGCAAAGAATGAAGGCACCGTCATTTTTGAGAGCATGCAGAGTTACTACTCAGAAAGTGTTATACTTTGTAGTTTTCCTTGCATCAATTATACGAGGCGCATATTTTACATCACCg actgCTTTCAAAGAAGGCTGGTCCAGAAGTTTGCTGTCAGCGTATTATCCGCTACTTCTGAGTGGATCATCGTTGATTGTTTGTTTTTGGGCCGAGGTATTTCATCTCAGGGACATCAGATGGGACAAGCCTcagtttttatcaaaatcttttCTGGCTTTTGTTGTCTTTAACATAATGACATATTCTCTTCTATTAGCGGAATTTATCACAGCTCAAACATATTCACAAGCAGATCAA agtttCTATACACATGTATTCAATGGCTGTTATGCAGTACTGCTGTTCATTGTAGTGGTTTTATTCTTGATATACGGAGTGGAAGTATTTTTCAAG gTTCGTGGTGGATTCTTAAATGAATATCGAGTCGCTTCCATTGCAACAAATAAACGTACAACTGATGAAACAAAACTTTATGCTGAGGATCAAGTAACAGCAAAGTTATTCGATCCAGTTCCATCTACATCTGCAGCAGACCCGTTGCACATGCAACAAGTGAATACATCCCAATTACATCAATCAAGATTTGGATTACTTTCTCAAGCATTTATGTTGTTCATAATCGTCGGTTTTCTATTTAGTGAGACTCTCAGTGAATTTTGGAAAACAAA aGTGCCATTGTACAGCAGAAATTGGCATGATGTTGTATTTCGCGTTATTGAAGTTGGTGTAGCACTGTGGTTTCCCTGTGTTTTATGGAACTGCATGAg TCCGGAACAATTGTGGATTCTAAATCCGAAGCGTATATTGAAAAGATTGGATTTGGATCAGGGGAAAcacataaaagaaattgaactGCAAGAGAAGAGCACGTCTCAGGACACTGCATTTCTTTCTACAGATGCAACATCGATTAATAGCAAAGATTGTTGGATTTGTTATGACAGTGACAGGCAAGATGCTGGTCCATTAATACAACCATGCCATTGTAGGGGTGATGTAAGTGCTGTACATCATGATTGTCTGCGTCGTTGGCTTGTTGAG AGTTCTGTCAATGCTGATAGTCTCATTTGTAAAGTTTGCAATACAAAGTACAATGTCGAACATGCCAGTCGATTAGATTGGCAAAATAGTTTAACTCCACGCCATTGTCTACAAACTATTGCTATTGTTACCACAATGTGTGCATCTTCTGCTGCCGCGTGGGTAGTTATTCAACTTGTAGAAGGGCCCATCATCAGAATGCTCGCAGCCGGAACTGCATTATTGATTATGTACGTCTGCATAAG ATTCTTGAGCTTGAACACTGTTGTAGCATATCAACGAGCCAAAATCTCGTCgttaaatattgttaacaGTGATAGTGAGAGTAGCGGGGCTGCACATGTTACAACAATTAGTCACACAATTTCTGTGGACTTGACAAAATCGGATATGGCTACAATATAA
- the Pp2a-29b gene encoding uncharacterized protein Pp2a-29b isoform X1 → MAASDSTTDDSLYPIAVLIDELKNEDVQLRLNSIKKLSTIALALGIERTRSELIPFLTETIYDEDEVLLALAEQLGTFTPLVGGPEYVHCLLPPLESLATVEETVVRDKAVESLRNIASQHSPADLEEHFVPLVQRLASGDWFTSRTSACGLFSVCYPRVSPAIKAELRNHFRSLCQDDTPMARRSAASKLGEFAKVVEIEYLKSDLIPMFVILAQDEQDSVRLLAVEACVSIAALLQQEDVEQLVMPTLRQCASDQSWRVRYMVADKFTDLQKAVGPEITKTDLVPAFQVLLKDIEAEVRAAAADKVRDFCQNLDQFNQESIIMTNILPIVKELVADPNQHVKSALASVIMGLSPILGKHNTIEHLLPLFLSQLRDECPEVRLNIISNLECVNEVIGIQQLSQSLLPAIVELAEDSKWRVRLAIIEYMPLLAGQLGVEFFDEKLNSLCMTWLVDHVYAIREAATLNLKKLVEKFGPEWAQNTVIPKVLAMSRDQNYLHRMTCLFCINVLAEVCGPEITTKVMLPTVLTMATDNVANVRFNVAKTFQRIGPFLEPSAVQTQVKPILDKLNTDSDVDVKYFASEAIAGIAG, encoded by the exons ATGGCAGCGAGTGACTCTACCACGGACGACAGTCTTTATCCGATTGCGGTTTTGATCGACGAGCTAAAAAACGAGGATGTCCAG CTACGTCTTAATTCTATCAAGAAACTATCAACAATTGCACTTGCATTGGGTATCGAACGTACACGGAGTGAGTTAATACCATTTTTAACGGAGACTATTTACGATGAGGATGAAGTCCTTCTTGCATTGGCTGAGCAACTCGGCACATTTACTCCTCTCGTTGGTGGGCCAGAATATGTGCATTGTTTATTG cCACCGTTAGAATCTCTGGCTACTGTCGAAGAAACTGTGGTTCGTGATAAAGCGGTGGAatctttaagaaatattgcaaGTCAACATAGTCCTGCAGATTTGGAAGAGCATTTTGTTCCTTTGGTACAGCGCTTAGCTTCAGGAGACTGGTTTACGTCAAGAACGTCAGCATGTGGATTGTTCAGTGTTTGCTATCCAAGAGTGAGTCCAGCCATCAAAG CGGAATTGCGAAATCACTTTCGCAGCTTGTGCCAGGATGATACACCTATGGCACGACGCTCAGCAGCCTCTAAATTAGGTGAATTTGCAAAAGTAGTGGAAATTGAATATCTTAAATCAGATTTAATTCCTATGTTTGTTATCCTTGCTCAGGATGAACAA gATTCAGTTCGTCTTTTGGCTGTCGAAGCTTGTGTTAGTATTGCAGCCTTGTTACAACAAGAGGATGTTGAACAATTGGTTATGCCTACACTTCGGCAGTGTGCTAGTGATCAATCATGGCGTGTTCGTTATATGGTGGCAGACAAATTTACAGAT cttcAAAAGGCTGTTGGTCCAGAAATAACAAAAACAGATCTTGTACCAGCAtttcaagtattattaaagGATATTGAAGCAGAAGTGCGGGCAGCAGCTGCTGATAAAGTTCGCGATTTCTGCCAAAATCTTGATCAATTCAATCAGGAGTctataataatgacaaatatattacCCATAGTTAAAGAATTAGTGGCAGATCCAAACCAACATGTAAAGTCAGCTTTAGCAAGCGTGATCATGGGATTGAGTCCTATACTTGGAAAGCACAA caCAATCGAACATCTGTTACCTCTATTCTTATCCCAGCTTAGAGATGAATGTCCAGAGGTGCGACTCAATATTATTAGCAACCTAGAATGCGTTAACGAAGTTATTGGCATACAACAACTTTCACAATCTCTCCTACCTGCCATTGTGGAATTAGCTGAAGATTCTAAATGGCGTGTGCGACTAGCTATTAttga GTACATGCCATTGTTAGCTGGACAGCTTGGAGTAGAATTTTTTgatgagaaattaaattctctgTGTATGACTTGGTTAGTGGATCATGTTTATGCAATTCGGGAAGCTGCTActttaaatctgaaaaaacTGGTAGAAAAGTTTGGTCCCGAATGGGCACAGAATACAGTGATACCCAAAGTCTTGGCTATGTCTAGGGATCAGAACTATCTTCACAGAATGACATGTTTGTTCTGTATTAAT gtTCTAGCTGAAGTGTGTGGGCCAGAGATAACAACAAAGGTAATGCTTCCAACAGTATTGACAATGGCCACTGATAATGTTGCAAATGTAAGATTTAATGTTGCTAAGACTTTCCAACGAATTGGACCTTTTCTCGAACCTTCAGCAGTTCAGACTCAAGTAAAACCTATTCTCGATAAACTGAACACTGATAGCGACGTGGATGTGAAATATTTCGCTTCAGAAGCAATTGCTGGCATTGCAG GTTGA
- the Pp2a-29b gene encoding uncharacterized protein Pp2a-29b isoform X2: MAASDSTTDDSLYPIAVLIDELKNEDVQLRLNSIKKLSTIALALGIERTRSELIPFLTETIYDEDEVLLALAEQLGTFTPLVGGPEYVHCLLPPLESLATVEETVVRDKAVESLRNIASQHSPADLEEHFVPLVQRLASGDWFTSRTSACGLFSVCYPRVSPAIKAELRNHFRSLCQDDTPMARRSAASKLGEFAKVVEIEYLKSDLIPMFVILAQDEQDSVRLLAVEACVSIAALLQQEDVEQLVMPTLRQCASDQSWRVRYMVADKFTDLQKAVGPEITKTDLVPAFQVLLKDIEAEVRAAAADKVRDFCQNLDQFNQESIIMTNILPIVKELVADPNQHVKSALASVIMGLSPILGKHNTIEHLLPLFLSQLRDECPEVRLNIISNLECVNEVIGIQQLSQSLLPAIVELAEDSKWRVRLAIIEYMPLLAGQLGVEFFDEKLNSLCMTWLVDHVYAIREAATLNLKKLVEKFGPEWAQNTVIPKVLAMSRDQNYLHRMTCLFCINVLAEVCGPEITTKVMLPTVLTMATDNVANVRFNVAKTFQRIGPFLEPSAVQTQVKPILDKLNTDSDVDVKYFASEAIAGIAA, from the exons ATGGCAGCGAGTGACTCTACCACGGACGACAGTCTTTATCCGATTGCGGTTTTGATCGACGAGCTAAAAAACGAGGATGTCCAG CTACGTCTTAATTCTATCAAGAAACTATCAACAATTGCACTTGCATTGGGTATCGAACGTACACGGAGTGAGTTAATACCATTTTTAACGGAGACTATTTACGATGAGGATGAAGTCCTTCTTGCATTGGCTGAGCAACTCGGCACATTTACTCCTCTCGTTGGTGGGCCAGAATATGTGCATTGTTTATTG cCACCGTTAGAATCTCTGGCTACTGTCGAAGAAACTGTGGTTCGTGATAAAGCGGTGGAatctttaagaaatattgcaaGTCAACATAGTCCTGCAGATTTGGAAGAGCATTTTGTTCCTTTGGTACAGCGCTTAGCTTCAGGAGACTGGTTTACGTCAAGAACGTCAGCATGTGGATTGTTCAGTGTTTGCTATCCAAGAGTGAGTCCAGCCATCAAAG CGGAATTGCGAAATCACTTTCGCAGCTTGTGCCAGGATGATACACCTATGGCACGACGCTCAGCAGCCTCTAAATTAGGTGAATTTGCAAAAGTAGTGGAAATTGAATATCTTAAATCAGATTTAATTCCTATGTTTGTTATCCTTGCTCAGGATGAACAA gATTCAGTTCGTCTTTTGGCTGTCGAAGCTTGTGTTAGTATTGCAGCCTTGTTACAACAAGAGGATGTTGAACAATTGGTTATGCCTACACTTCGGCAGTGTGCTAGTGATCAATCATGGCGTGTTCGTTATATGGTGGCAGACAAATTTACAGAT cttcAAAAGGCTGTTGGTCCAGAAATAACAAAAACAGATCTTGTACCAGCAtttcaagtattattaaagGATATTGAAGCAGAAGTGCGGGCAGCAGCTGCTGATAAAGTTCGCGATTTCTGCCAAAATCTTGATCAATTCAATCAGGAGTctataataatgacaaatatattacCCATAGTTAAAGAATTAGTGGCAGATCCAAACCAACATGTAAAGTCAGCTTTAGCAAGCGTGATCATGGGATTGAGTCCTATACTTGGAAAGCACAA caCAATCGAACATCTGTTACCTCTATTCTTATCCCAGCTTAGAGATGAATGTCCAGAGGTGCGACTCAATATTATTAGCAACCTAGAATGCGTTAACGAAGTTATTGGCATACAACAACTTTCACAATCTCTCCTACCTGCCATTGTGGAATTAGCTGAAGATTCTAAATGGCGTGTGCGACTAGCTATTAttga GTACATGCCATTGTTAGCTGGACAGCTTGGAGTAGAATTTTTTgatgagaaattaaattctctgTGTATGACTTGGTTAGTGGATCATGTTTATGCAATTCGGGAAGCTGCTActttaaatctgaaaaaacTGGTAGAAAAGTTTGGTCCCGAATGGGCACAGAATACAGTGATACCCAAAGTCTTGGCTATGTCTAGGGATCAGAACTATCTTCACAGAATGACATGTTTGTTCTGTATTAAT gtTCTAGCTGAAGTGTGTGGGCCAGAGATAACAACAAAGGTAATGCTTCCAACAGTATTGACAATGGCCACTGATAATGTTGCAAATGTAAGATTTAATGTTGCTAAGACTTTCCAACGAATTGGACCTTTTCTCGAACCTTCAGCAGTTCAGACTCAAGTAAAACCTATTCTCGATAAACTGAACACTGATAGCGACGTGGATGTGAAATATTTCGCTTCAGAAGCAATTGCTGGCATTGCAG CGTAG